Proteins co-encoded in one Streptomyces diastaticus subsp. diastaticus genomic window:
- a CDS encoding chitosanase — MKRVGCVVLALAPLATAAVFLLSPDPDAGRVPGESGPSAPAAARGADDGAAGDGDADEADRETEERIAAMPAGLAAPGKKELALQLVASADNSTLKWRTLYGYIEDLEDGRGYTAGIAGFCTGTHDLLGLVERYTKDHPDNGLARYLPALREVDGSDSLAGLEGFTEAWEAEAEVPAFRTAQERERDERYFAPAVRMAKIDGLGTLGQFVYYDAMLLHGPGKGADSFYGVRAAALKKAETKAAGGDERAYLEAFLDARRAVIREGKRFQRDTSRIDTAQRVFLRNGNLTLSTPLSWEIYGERFHVAG, encoded by the coding sequence ATGAAGCGTGTTGGTTGTGTGGTGCTCGCTCTCGCCCCGCTGGCGACGGCGGCGGTCTTCCTCCTCAGCCCGGACCCCGACGCGGGCCGCGTACCCGGCGAGTCGGGCCCCTCGGCGCCGGCCGCGGCGCGCGGTGCGGACGACGGCGCGGCCGGGGACGGCGACGCCGACGAGGCGGACCGTGAGACGGAGGAGCGGATCGCCGCCATGCCCGCCGGCCTCGCCGCGCCCGGCAAGAAGGAGCTGGCCCTCCAGCTGGTGGCGAGCGCCGACAACTCGACGCTGAAGTGGCGCACCCTCTACGGCTACATCGAGGACCTGGAGGACGGGCGCGGCTACACGGCGGGCATCGCCGGTTTCTGCACCGGCACCCACGATCTGCTGGGCCTGGTCGAGCGGTACACGAAGGACCACCCGGACAACGGCCTCGCCCGCTACCTGCCGGCGCTGCGCGAGGTGGACGGCTCGGACTCCCTGGCGGGGCTGGAGGGCTTCACCGAGGCGTGGGAGGCGGAGGCGGAGGTCCCGGCGTTCCGGACGGCACAGGAGCGGGAGCGCGACGAGCGGTACTTCGCGCCGGCGGTGCGGATGGCGAAGATCGACGGCCTGGGGACGCTGGGCCAGTTCGTCTACTACGACGCGATGCTGCTGCACGGTCCCGGCAAGGGCGCCGACAGTTTCTACGGCGTCCGTGCGGCGGCTCTGAAGAAGGCGGAGACGAAGGCGGCGGGCGGCGACGAGCGGGCGTACCTGGAGGCGTTCCTCGACGCGCGGCGTGCGGTGATCCGCGAGGGCAAGCGGTTCCAGCGGGACACCTCCCGCATCGACACCGCCCAGCGGGTCTTCCTGCGGAACGGCAACCTGACGCTCTCGACGCCGCTGAGCTGGGAGATCTACGGGGAGCGGTTCCACGTCGCCGGATGA
- a CDS encoding glutamate synthase subunit beta, whose amino-acid sequence MADPKGFLTTGREVARSRPVEERVRDFKEVHVPGSLLPIISQQASRCMDCGIPFCHNGCPLGNLIPEWNDYAYREDWQAAGERLHATNNFPEFTGRLCPAPCESACVLGINQPPVTIKNVEVSIIDKAWESGTVLPQAPERLSGKTVAVIGSGPAGLAAAQQLTRAGHTVAVYERADRVGGLLRYGIPEFKMEKRHINRRIEQMRAEGTKFRTGVEIGRDMPADALRRRYDAVVVAAGATTARDLPVPGRELNGIHQAMEYLPLSNKVQEGDYVSPPITAEGKHVVVIGGGDTGADCVGTAHRQGAASVTQLEIMPRPGEERNPNQPWPTFPMLYKVTSAHEEGGERVYSVSTTHFEGDEKGDVQWLHLAEVEFKDGKPARKPGTERKIPAQLVTLAMGFTGTDQENGLVSQFGLELDARGNIARDDHYETNVPGVFVAGDAGRGQSLIVWAIAEGRSAARGVDRFLTGASTLHAPIRPTDRSLTV is encoded by the coding sequence ATGGCTGACCCGAAGGGCTTTCTCACCACCGGCCGCGAGGTCGCGCGGTCCCGCCCCGTCGAGGAGCGGGTCCGCGACTTCAAGGAGGTTCACGTCCCCGGCTCCCTGCTGCCGATCATCTCCCAGCAGGCGTCCCGGTGCATGGACTGCGGCATCCCGTTCTGCCACAACGGCTGCCCGCTCGGGAACCTCATCCCCGAGTGGAACGACTACGCCTACCGCGAGGACTGGCAGGCCGCCGGCGAGCGGCTGCACGCGACCAACAACTTCCCGGAGTTCACCGGCCGCCTCTGCCCGGCCCCCTGCGAGTCGGCCTGCGTGCTCGGCATCAACCAGCCGCCCGTCACCATCAAGAACGTCGAAGTCTCGATCATCGACAAGGCGTGGGAGAGCGGCACCGTCCTCCCGCAGGCCCCCGAGCGCCTCTCCGGCAAGACCGTCGCCGTGATCGGCTCGGGCCCGGCCGGGCTCGCCGCCGCCCAGCAGCTCACCCGCGCCGGGCACACCGTCGCCGTCTACGAGCGCGCCGACCGTGTCGGAGGCCTCCTGCGGTACGGCATCCCCGAGTTCAAGATGGAGAAGCGGCACATCAACCGCCGCATAGAGCAGATGCGCGCGGAGGGCACCAAGTTCCGCACCGGCGTGGAGATCGGCCGCGACATGCCCGCCGACGCGCTGCGCCGCCGCTACGACGCCGTGGTCGTCGCCGCCGGCGCCACCACCGCCCGCGACCTGCCCGTCCCCGGCCGCGAACTGAACGGCATCCACCAGGCGATGGAGTACCTGCCGCTCTCCAACAAGGTGCAGGAGGGCGACTACGTCTCCCCTCCGATCACCGCCGAGGGCAAGCACGTCGTCGTCATCGGCGGCGGCGACACCGGTGCCGACTGCGTGGGCACCGCCCACCGCCAGGGCGCGGCCTCCGTCACCCAGCTGGAGATCATGCCCCGCCCGGGCGAGGAGCGGAACCCGAACCAGCCCTGGCCGACCTTCCCCATGCTCTACAAGGTCACCTCCGCCCACGAGGAGGGCGGCGAGCGGGTCTACTCCGTCTCCACCACCCACTTCGAGGGCGACGAGAAGGGCGACGTCCAGTGGCTCCACCTCGCCGAGGTCGAGTTCAAGGACGGCAAGCCGGCGCGGAAGCCCGGCACCGAGCGGAAGATCCCGGCCCAGCTGGTCACCCTCGCGATGGGCTTCACCGGCACCGACCAGGAGAACGGCCTCGTCTCCCAGTTCGGTCTGGAACTGGACGCGCGCGGCAACATCGCCCGCGACGACCACTACGAGACCAACGTCCCCGGGGTCTTCGTCGCCGGTGACGCCGGGCGCGGCCAGTCGCTGATCGTCTGGGCCATCGCCGAGGGCCGCTCCGCCGCCCGCGGCGTGGACCGTTTCCTCACCGGCGCCAGCACCTTGCACGCCCCCATCCGGCCGACCGACCGGTCCCTGACCGTCTGA
- a CDS encoding cold-shock protein, whose product MATGTVKWFNAEKGFGFIEQDGGGPDVFAHYSNIAGRGFRELLEGQKVTFDVTQGQKGLQAENIVAG is encoded by the coding sequence ATGGCCACCGGAACCGTGAAGTGGTTCAACGCCGAAAAGGGCTTCGGCTTCATCGAGCAGGACGGCGGCGGCCCCGACGTCTTCGCCCACTACTCCAACATCGCCGGCCGGGGCTTCCGTGAGCTCCTGGAAGGCCAGAAGGTCACCTTCGACGTCACGCAGGGCCAGAAGGGCCTGCAGGCGGAGAACATCGTCGCCGGCTGA